From a single Asticcacaulis sp. MM231 genomic region:
- the rph gene encoding ribonuclease PH, with protein sequence MSHFDALSALKTIRPSNRQPDQMRVVTLETGVTRYAEGSCLVTFGHTKVLVTASLEQGVPGFLKGKGQGWVTAEYGMLPRSTHTRSRREAASGKQSGRTQEIQRLIGRSMRAIIDLKALGERQITLDCDVLQADGGTRTASITGAWVALSMACNKLVADKIIEKSPIIDQVAAISCGIFEGTPVLDLDYDEDSNAETDANFVITGNLDAVEIQATGEKRGFSRTEFNSLYDLGIKGAKELFDLQNAALAAE encoded by the coding sequence ATGTCCCACTTCGATGCCTTGTCGGCACTGAAAACCATCCGTCCGTCCAACCGCCAGCCCGACCAGATGCGTGTCGTGACGCTGGAAACCGGCGTAACGCGCTATGCCGAGGGCTCGTGCCTCGTCACCTTCGGTCACACCAAGGTGCTGGTCACCGCTTCGCTCGAACAGGGCGTGCCGGGCTTCCTCAAGGGCAAGGGCCAGGGCTGGGTGACGGCCGAATACGGCATGTTGCCGCGCTCCACCCACACCCGTTCGCGCCGTGAAGCCGCTAGCGGCAAGCAATCCGGCCGCACGCAGGAAATCCAGCGCCTGATCGGCCGCTCGATGCGCGCCATTATCGACCTCAAGGCGCTGGGCGAACGCCAGATCACCCTTGATTGCGACGTGCTGCAGGCTGATGGCGGCACCCGCACCGCCTCGATCACCGGCGCCTGGGTAGCGCTTTCCATGGCCTGCAATAAGCTGGTGGCCGACAAGATCATTGAAAAGTCGCCGATCATCGATCAGGTCGCTGCCATTTCCTGCGGCATTTTCGAGGGCACACCGGTGCTCGATCTCGATTATGACGAAGACTCAAACGCCGAGACCGACGCCAACTTCGTCATCACCGGCAATCTGGACGCGGTCGAGATCCAGGCCACCGGCGAAAAGCGCGGCTTCTCGCGGACTGAATTCAACAGCCTCTACGATCTCGGCATCAAGGGTGCGAAAGAACTGTTCGACCTTCAGAATGCGGCTTTGGCGGCAGAGTAA
- a CDS encoding helix-turn-helix domain-containing protein, translated as MIKLKLAEVLARKRLSIVELSDRTGITVRDLEVLRDQKALALRLKTIDCLCRSLGCQPGELIEYMMDES; from the coding sequence ATGATTAAGTTGAAGCTGGCTGAAGTGCTGGCGCGCAAACGTTTGTCGATTGTAGAACTGTCGGATCGGACGGGGATTACCGTGCGCGATCTTGAAGTGCTGCGCGATCAAAAGGCGCTGGCCTTGCGCTTGAAGACGATTGATTGCCTGTGCCGTTCGCTTGGCTGCCAGCCGGGTGAACTGATCGAATATATGATGGACGAGAGTTAG
- the rdgB gene encoding RdgB/HAM1 family non-canonical purine NTP pyrophosphatase, with product MSLQLIPGARLIAATHNPGKAVEISAMLEGRYEVITAGSLGLAEPPETEVSFIGNAILKARHAAMSAGIVALADDSGLSIEALDGDPGIYSARWAGPNKDFDRAMEVIEHKMRIARETEGKTSLNAWFTCALSVAWPEGHAVVFEGRVDGRIVFPRRGDKGFGYDPIFQPNGYDITFAEMDPDAKDRISHRHLAFEQLRAALF from the coding sequence ATGAGCCTGCAACTGATCCCCGGCGCCCGACTGATCGCCGCCACGCACAATCCCGGCAAGGCGGTCGAGATTTCCGCCATGCTGGAGGGCCGCTACGAAGTGATCACCGCCGGCTCGCTTGGTCTGGCCGAGCCGCCCGAAACCGAGGTCAGCTTTATCGGCAACGCCATCCTGAAAGCGCGTCATGCCGCCATGAGCGCCGGCATCGTGGCGCTGGCCGATGATTCCGGCCTGAGCATTGAGGCGCTCGATGGCGATCCCGGCATCTACAGCGCGCGCTGGGCTGGTCCGAACAAGGATTTCGACCGCGCCATGGAGGTGATCGAGCACAAGATGCGCATTGCCCGCGAAACAGAGGGTAAAACGAGCCTCAACGCCTGGTTCACCTGCGCCCTATCGGTGGCCTGGCCGGAAGGTCATGCGGTGGTGTTCGAGGGCCGCGTCGATGGCCGCATCGTTTTCCCTAGGCGCGGTGACAAGGGCTTCGGCTACGATCCGATCTTCCAGCCCAACGGCTATGACATCACCTTCGCCGAAATGGATCCGGACGCGAAAGACCGCATCAGCCACCGCCATCTCGCCTTCGAACAACTGCGGGCGGCGCTGTTTTGA
- the rsmI gene encoding 16S rRNA (cytidine(1402)-2'-O)-methyltransferase produces the protein MESFTAPPPRPVSPGLYIVATPIGNLRDITLRALDVLRAADVVLAEDTRVAGKLLAAYDLKKKLLRYDDHAGDKILPEILQRLADGQIIAQVSDAGTPLINDPGFQLVSEAQKAGAKVHPIPGASAVLAALCLSGLPTDRFLFAGFLPNKSAARKTFLSAFTTNPATLVMFETGPRLHESLSDILSVLGDREACVCRELTKLYETAHRGTLSELVADPALAEPKGEIVLVIAPPTEAVPSADNLEEALKLALEQYAPADAARQLSAMFGLPRKMIYQMALEMKSKDRG, from the coding sequence ATGGAATCTTTCACCGCTCCCCCGCCGCGTCCTGTCAGCCCCGGCCTCTATATCGTCGCGACGCCGATCGGCAATCTACGCGATATCACCCTGCGTGCGCTCGATGTGCTGCGCGCCGCCGATGTGGTGCTGGCCGAGGATACGCGTGTCGCCGGCAAGCTGCTGGCCGCCTACGACCTCAAGAAAAAGCTGCTGCGCTATGACGATCATGCCGGCGACAAGATCCTGCCCGAAATCCTGCAACGCCTCGCCGATGGCCAGATCATCGCCCAGGTCTCCGACGCCGGCACCCCCCTGATCAATGATCCCGGCTTCCAGCTGGTTAGCGAAGCGCAGAAGGCCGGCGCCAAGGTCCACCCGATCCCAGGCGCTTCGGCGGTGCTGGCGGCACTTTGTCTGTCCGGCCTGCCGACCGACCGTTTTCTCTTCGCGGGTTTCCTGCCCAACAAGTCGGCGGCGCGAAAAACCTTCTTAAGCGCCTTCACCACCAATCCGGCAACGCTCGTCATGTTCGAGACCGGTCCGCGCCTGCATGAGTCCCTGAGCGATATCCTGAGCGTGCTCGGCGACCGCGAGGCCTGCGTCTGCCGCGAACTGACCAAGCTTTACGAGACCGCCCACCGCGGCACGCTTTCCGAACTGGTCGCCGATCCGGCGCTGGCCGAGCCCAAAGGCGAGATCGTGCTGGTCATCGCCCCGCCGACGGAGGCTGTCCCTTCCGCCGACAATCTCGAAGAAGCGTTGAAACTGGCTTTGGAGCAATATGCGCCGGCCGATGCCGCCCGCCAGCTTTCGGCCATGTTCGGCCTGCCGCGCAAAATGATCTACCAGATGGCGCTGGAGATGAAGAGCAAAGATCGTGGATAG
- a CDS encoding DUF2975 domain-containing protein, which produces MRLLGPRSISSLLKTAIDVVYYGLYSLIFVVVVAAVCLLSVPNLASESVRRFHIAGDLSAGSLTVMFVAFGLSLAGYLVIMHWTRKIFQTLAEGDVFHPDNTIRLRWIGFGLGAMEIFSYAVRAGASGILHVHFEPIYGLRAVTTWFAVLVVFVLAEVFKEGARLRQEVDHTI; this is translated from the coding sequence ATGCGCCTGCTTGGTCCGCGCTCCATATCCAGCCTGCTCAAAACGGCGATCGATGTCGTCTATTATGGCCTCTATAGCCTGATCTTCGTGGTGGTCGTGGCGGCGGTGTGTCTGTTGTCGGTCCCAAACCTGGCATCGGAATCGGTGCGGCGCTTCCATATCGCCGGCGATCTGTCGGCCGGGTCTCTGACCGTCATGTTCGTGGCGTTTGGTTTGTCGCTGGCGGGCTACCTCGTCATCATGCACTGGACGCGCAAGATCTTCCAGACCCTGGCGGAAGGCGATGTTTTCCATCCCGACAACACCATTCGCCTGCGCTGGATTGGCTTCGGGCTGGGGGCGATGGAGATTTTCAGCTATGCGGTGCGGGCCGGCGCTTCGGGCATCCTGCATGTCCATTTCGAGCCGATCTATGGCTTGCGCGCCGTGACAACCTGGTTCGCCGTGCTGGTGGTGTTCGTGCTGGCCGAGGTCTTCAAGGAAGGCGCACGTCTGCGGCAGGAAGTGGACCACACGATATGA
- a CDS encoding AmpG family muropeptide MFS transporter, which translates to MTTSPAPAAPEKKSLKQSLKPFLSRPALVMILLGFSSGLPLSLIFDTLQVWLRDVNLSLTTIGYFSLVTFVYSLKFVWAPVLDRVGLPALTKMLGHRRSWILLSQIVIMAGLFTISGLNPQAHLGWMALVAVIIGFAGATQDIVIDAWRIETAGDSTQHQAVMATAAAWGARIAPFVSGIVPLALADTLGWGFAYALMAALMGLGIIGVLLVPKEAVHNVRPIDYGDAPAKPALELVEWLGRLVLMFFAICLMGAGLTANIDLFKFLFPTDAAFEAVKALWTSKSYGILLQFLSVLPVGLGLLILSCLPIRNLVTRPGAYLRQTFVVPIVAFFQRYDNLAWLILATICLYRISDFVLNVNGAFYLDLGFDKLAIAEVRKIFGVVMTMLGVGMGGFVMTRFGMKKSLVFGAIVCGFSNLAYAWLATQGNSLTAFSIALAADNISAGVAGTVLIAYMSSLISKGYAAQQYALFTSLYALPGKLLASQSGRLIETTAKSADSGGWSSIFKGWFGNLPAISYEKPAAILKVSREALGTGYVVFFSYTAAIGLVAIVLCLWLVRVQKFKDDAVE; encoded by the coding sequence ATGACCACATCACCCGCGCCCGCTGCGCCTGAAAAGAAATCGCTTAAGCAGAGCCTCAAGCCTTTTCTGTCACGGCCCGCCCTGGTGATGATCCTCCTCGGATTCTCCTCCGGCCTGCCGCTGTCGCTGATCTTCGATACGCTTCAGGTCTGGCTGCGTGACGTCAATCTGTCGCTCACCACCATCGGCTATTTCTCACTGGTCACCTTCGTCTACAGCTTGAAATTCGTCTGGGCGCCGGTGCTTGATCGTGTCGGCCTGCCAGCGCTCACCAAAATGCTTGGGCACCGCCGAAGCTGGATTCTGCTGAGCCAGATCGTCATTATGGCGGGGCTATTCACGATCTCCGGCCTCAATCCGCAGGCTCATCTCGGCTGGATGGCGCTCGTGGCGGTGATCATCGGGTTTGCCGGTGCGACGCAGGATATCGTCATTGACGCCTGGCGGATCGAAACGGCCGGTGACTCCACCCAGCATCAGGCCGTCATGGCCACCGCCGCGGCCTGGGGCGCCCGCATTGCGCCTTTCGTTTCCGGCATCGTGCCGCTGGCCCTGGCTGATACGCTGGGCTGGGGATTTGCCTACGCCTTGATGGCGGCCCTTATGGGCCTCGGCATAATCGGTGTGTTGCTGGTGCCGAAAGAGGCTGTGCACAATGTGCGCCCCATAGATTATGGTGATGCGCCGGCCAAGCCCGCGCTGGAACTGGTGGAGTGGCTGGGCCGGCTTGTTCTGATGTTCTTCGCCATCTGCCTGATGGGCGCGGGCCTGACCGCCAATATCGATCTGTTCAAATTCCTGTTCCCGACCGATGCAGCCTTTGAGGCGGTGAAGGCGCTATGGACCAGCAAGAGCTACGGCATTCTGCTGCAATTCCTGTCGGTCCTTCCGGTCGGGCTGGGCCTGCTGATCCTGAGCTGCCTGCCGATCCGCAATCTGGTAACGCGTCCCGGCGCCTATCTGCGCCAGACCTTTGTGGTGCCGATCGTCGCCTTTTTCCAGCGTTACGATAATCTCGCCTGGTTGATTTTGGCCACGATATGCCTCTACCGGATTTCGGACTTCGTGCTGAACGTTAACGGCGCCTTTTATCTTGATCTCGGTTTTGACAAGCTGGCCATCGCCGAGGTGCGCAAGATCTTCGGCGTGGTCATGACCATGCTGGGCGTGGGGATGGGCGGCTTTGTCATGACCCGGTTCGGCATGAAGAAGAGCCTGGTTTTCGGCGCGATCGTCTGCGGCTTTTCCAACCTCGCCTATGCCTGGCTGGCGACGCAGGGCAACAGCCTGACTGCATTTTCAATAGCACTTGCCGCGGATAACATATCCGCGGGCGTGGCCGGCACCGTCCTGATCGCCTATATGTCATCGCTGATTTCAAAGGGCTATGCGGCGCAGCAGTACGCGCTGTTCACCTCGCTTTACGCCCTGCCCGGCAAGCTTCTGGCGTCACAATCCGGCCGTTTGATCGAGACAACTGCGAAAAGCGCCGATAGCGGCGGCTGGTCCTCTATTTTCAAGGGATGGTTCGGTAATTTACCGGCCATATCCTATGAAAAACCAGCGGCTATTCTCAAGGTCAGCCGCGAGGCGCTCGGCACGGGCTATGTCGTCTTCTTCAGTTACACGGCCGCCATCGGTCTGGTCGCCATAGTGCTTTGCCTGTGGCTGGTCCGTGTGCAGAAATTCAAGGACGACGCTGTCGAGTAA
- the gshB gene encoding glutathione synthase, producing the protein MSLRVAVQMDPIENINIGGDTTFLLMMAAQRRGHTLWVYQPEHLSYEDGKPFARARKVTLREVKGDHVTLGDFEKLDLGNDLDVILMRQDPPFDIAYITATYLLETVHPKTLVVNNPTSVRDAPEKLLATRFPGLQPPTLISSDPVALNDFFARHGDCILKPLHGAAGNGIIKLKAGDRNLDALIEIFGGISREPLVLQKFIPAVSAGDKRIILIDGEIIGGINRVPEDGAVRSNLRVGGTAEPLVLTKRDREICEILKPVLKEKGLMFVGIDVIGDYLTEINVTSPTGAVQLKAFEGVDAGEILWDRIAETLQSRA; encoded by the coding sequence ATGAGCCTGCGCGTCGCCGTCCAGATGGACCCCATCGAGAATATCAATATCGGTGGCGACACCACCTTCCTGCTGATGATGGCCGCCCAGCGTCGCGGTCACACGCTCTGGGTCTATCAACCCGAACATTTGAGCTACGAGGACGGCAAACCCTTCGCCCGCGCCCGCAAGGTCACTTTGCGCGAGGTCAAGGGCGATCACGTTACCTTGGGCGACTTTGAAAAGCTTGACTTAGGCAACGATCTCGACGTCATCCTGATGCGCCAGGACCCGCCTTTCGATATCGCCTACATCACCGCTACCTATTTGCTGGAGACCGTCCACCCGAAAACGCTGGTGGTCAATAACCCGACCAGCGTGCGCGATGCGCCGGAGAAGCTGCTGGCGACGCGTTTTCCCGGCCTGCAACCACCAACCCTCATCTCCTCCGATCCAGTGGCGCTAAATGATTTCTTCGCCCGTCATGGCGACTGCATCCTCAAGCCCCTGCATGGCGCCGCCGGCAACGGCATCATCAAGCTCAAGGCCGGTGACCGCAATCTTGACGCCCTGATCGAGATTTTCGGCGGCATAAGCCGCGAGCCGCTCGTCCTGCAAAAGTTCATCCCCGCGGTCAGCGCCGGCGACAAGCGCATCATCCTGATCGATGGCGAGATCATAGGCGGCATCAACCGCGTGCCGGAAGATGGCGCCGTACGTTCCAACCTGCGCGTCGGCGGCACTGCCGAACCGCTGGTGCTCACAAAACGTGATCGCGAGATCTGCGAGATCCTCAAGCCGGTGCTCAAGGAAAAAGGTCTTATGTTTGTGGGTATTGACGTGATCGGTGATTATCTGACCGAAATCAACGTCACCTCGCCCACCGGCGCCGTGCAGTTAAAGGCCTTCGAGGGGGTTGATGCCGGTGAGATTTTGTGGGATCGGATAGCCGAGACGCTGCAAAGCCGCGCCTGA
- a CDS encoding response regulator gives MHISLTGHESDDRLTPEERLKAREDFFRLMSHEIRTPLNGVMGMLSLLTRTPLSPDQASYIQTARESGDHLLTLVNDLLDYARIDAGRIELETSEVHLEPLLQGVAELLSPRAHGNGIEVVWSLDPRLDYIHADEGRLRQILFNLAGNAIKFTTKGGVLIHVGLSDSGLIRFSVRDTGPGIPEEARVRIFEEYGQVEASHATRYGGAGLGLVVVKKLVEVMQGTLTLDSEVGKGSLFTVEFRAPYGLRHQPVHELYPHAVNFVSDNSVLIEGATCHLAAGDCRLRPAARLDECLDAQGIILADRAMFIEGPVAAPSPKSLILLAPEQRDEIAAWREKGWAGYLIKPLRRSSVLERVEALHDQADTKPASPHSDDERIASECAPDKAVLLVEDNPVNALLAQILLQREGCRVERAASGEEALDILKVRQFDIIFMDLGLPGIDGLGAVREIRSMGIRTPVIALTANAYEEDRRASLNAGMNDFLTKPIELVALKNRLQTWTGEQRQAKSA, from the coding sequence ATGCATATTTCCTTGACCGGCCATGAGTCAGACGATCGGCTAACACCCGAGGAGCGCCTGAAGGCGCGCGAAGATTTTTTCCGCCTGATGAGCCATGAAATCCGCACGCCGCTCAATGGCGTGATGGGCATGTTGTCGCTGCTGACCCGCACACCTTTGAGCCCTGATCAGGCCTCCTACATCCAGACGGCCCGCGAATCCGGCGACCATCTGTTGACCCTCGTCAATGATCTGCTTGATTATGCCCGCATCGATGCCGGCCGCATTGAACTGGAAACCAGCGAGGTCCATCTTGAACCCCTGTTGCAAGGCGTCGCCGAGCTTTTATCGCCGCGCGCCCACGGCAATGGCATCGAGGTGGTGTGGTCGCTCGATCCCCGCCTTGATTACATCCATGCCGACGAAGGCCGCCTGCGCCAGATCCTGTTCAATCTCGCTGGCAACGCTATCAAATTCACTACAAAAGGCGGCGTTCTTATCCATGTCGGCTTGAGCGACTCTGGCCTGATCCGTTTCAGCGTCCGCGATACTGGCCCCGGCATCCCCGAAGAAGCGCGGGTGCGCATTTTCGAGGAATATGGTCAGGTCGAAGCCAGCCATGCCACCCGCTATGGCGGCGCCGGCCTTGGCCTCGTCGTCGTCAAGAAGCTCGTTGAGGTTATGCAAGGCACGCTGACGCTCGATAGCGAGGTCGGCAAGGGCTCACTGTTCACCGTCGAATTTCGTGCCCCTTATGGCCTGCGTCATCAGCCCGTTCATGAGCTTTATCCCCATGCCGTCAATTTCGTCAGCGACAATAGCGTCCTGATCGAAGGCGCCACCTGCCATCTGGCGGCCGGGGATTGCCGACTGCGCCCCGCCGCCCGTCTTGATGAGTGCCTTGATGCGCAAGGCATTATCCTGGCTGATCGCGCCATGTTCATTGAGGGCCCGGTCGCGGCACCTTCACCCAAGAGCCTGATCCTGCTCGCGCCGGAACAGCGCGATGAAATCGCCGCCTGGCGCGAAAAAGGCTGGGCCGGCTATCTGATCAAGCCCTTGCGCCGCTCATCTGTACTGGAACGTGTCGAAGCCCTGCACGATCAGGCCGACACCAAGCCGGCCAGCCCCCATAGTGACGATGAGCGCATCGCCTCGGAATGCGCGCCCGATAAGGCGGTTCTGCTGGTCGAGGATAATCCGGTCAATGCCCTGCTGGCGCAGATTCTGCTCCAGCGCGAAGGCTGCCGCGTCGAGCGCGCCGCATCAGGCGAGGAAGCGCTGGATATCCTGAAAGTCCGCCAGTTCGATATCATCTTCATGGACCTGGGCTTGCCCGGTATTGATGGCCTCGGCGCCGTGCGTGAAATCCGCAGCATGGGCATCCGCACACCGGTCATCGCCCTGACCGCCAACGCATACGAAGAAGACCGCCGCGCCAGTTTGAACGCAGGTATGAACGACTTCCTGACCAAACCGATCGAGCTAGTGGCGCTGAAAAACCGCCTGCAAACCTGGACCGGTGAACAGCGGCAAGCCAAAAGCGCTTAG
- a CDS encoding YraN family protein: MDRALRGAQAHKRGHLAEYIALVHLMLKGYRILGFRLKMPQGEIDILAQKGTRLAMVEVKQRRSHEEAIETVSAIQQERLWQAGLALQEKKPRLRKLDLVIDLYTLAPGQWPRHQINAFEKIERF, from the coding sequence GTGGATAGGGCGCTTCGGGGGGCGCAGGCGCATAAACGCGGTCACCTGGCCGAATATATCGCGCTCGTGCACCTGATGCTGAAAGGCTACCGTATCCTCGGTTTTCGCTTGAAAATGCCGCAGGGCGAGATCGATATTCTGGCGCAGAAGGGCACGCGACTGGCCATGGTCGAGGTCAAGCAGCGCCGCAGTCACGAAGAGGCGATCGAGACCGTGTCCGCCATCCAGCAGGAACGCCTGTGGCAGGCCGGACTGGCGCTGCAGGAAAAGAAGCCGCGCCTGCGCAAGCTCGATCTCGTCATCGATCTCTACACACTCGCGCCCGGACAATGGCCGCGCCACCAGATCAATGCTTTTGAGAAAATCGAACGCTTCTGA
- the hemW gene encoding radical SAM family heme chaperone HemW — MTPLALYIHWPYCSRICPYCDFNVTRDRGQASQRALFEAILRDMQIQAEGLGPRQLASVFFGGGTPSLLPPAWVSELIVQAKHLFPYTDDIEITLEANPTDAEISRYEGFRAAGINRLSLGVQSLDDAALKFLGRNHSAAEAIRGIETAQKVFGRVSLDLIYALPDQTLDAWESELLAAAALGIEHISPYQLTIEQTTPFGRAVKRKLWSPPEEELAESFYFRTLDTLESLGFEAYEVSNHARGLAARSAHNVLIWEGIDYMGIGPGAHGRLTRFNVASGQTRQNENAAHGRLTRDGVRHATIANRDLKDYTAAKNPIESEVLSPLEAEEEALMLGLRLAEGVALNRLPTLPIIDKAAPLIAQGFMDLTPDRLRATPKGRVVLDRLLFELLS; from the coding sequence ATGACCCCGCTTGCCCTCTATATCCACTGGCCCTATTGTTCGCGCATCTGCCCCTATTGCGATTTCAACGTCACGCGCGACCGTGGACAGGCCTCGCAACGTGCCCTGTTCGAGGCCATCCTGCGTGACATGCAGATACAGGCCGAAGGCCTTGGCCCGCGCCAACTGGCCAGCGTCTTTTTCGGCGGCGGCACCCCTTCGCTTCTGCCGCCGGCATGGGTATCCGAACTCATTGTACAGGCGAAACATCTTTTTCCGTACACGGACGATATTGAAATCACACTCGAAGCCAACCCGACCGACGCCGAGATTTCGCGCTATGAAGGCTTCCGCGCCGCCGGTATCAACCGCCTGTCGCTGGGAGTGCAATCGCTCGATGACGCGGCCCTGAAATTCTTAGGCCGCAACCATTCCGCCGCTGAGGCCATTCGCGGCATCGAAACGGCGCAGAAGGTCTTCGGCCGCGTCTCGCTCGACCTTATCTACGCCCTGCCCGATCAGACGTTAGACGCCTGGGAAAGCGAACTGCTCGCCGCCGCGGCCCTCGGCATCGAGCATATCTCGCCCTATCAGCTCACCATCGAGCAGACCACGCCGTTTGGCCGCGCCGTCAAACGCAAACTATGGTCGCCGCCGGAAGAAGAGCTGGCCGAGAGCTTCTATTTCCGAACACTCGACACGCTGGAATCGCTCGGCTTTGAAGCCTACGAGGTCTCCAATCACGCGCGCGGACTCGCCGCCCGCTCGGCGCACAATGTCCTGATCTGGGAAGGCATCGACTATATGGGCATCGGCCCCGGAGCGCATGGACGCTTGACACGTTTTAACGTGGCAAGCGGACAGACGCGACAAAACGAGAATGCCGCGCATGGGCGCTTGACGCGCGACGGCGTGCGCCACGCCACCATCGCCAACCGCGACCTGAAAGACTACACCGCCGCCAAAAACCCGATCGAATCCGAAGTCTTAAGCCCTCTGGAAGCCGAAGAAGAAGCCCTGATGCTGGGCCTGCGTCTGGCAGAAGGTGTGGCGCTCAACCGCCTGCCGACCCTGCCTATCATTGATAAAGCCGCCCCCCTGATCGCGCAGGGCTTTATGGACCTGACACCGGATCGCCTGCGCGCTACGCCCAAGGGCCGGGTTGTGCTGGACCGGCTGTTGTTTGAACTGCTAAGCTGA